GTAAACCCGAACAGGCTATCAGTTTTCCAATATATAGCATCATGTCTCTTTGTTTTTAATTTCGGAATCAATTATATTTTTCAGTTCCTCCAATTGCTCTTTGCTCAGCTGAGATTGTTTAGTGAAAAAAGATGCAAATTTTAATGCTGAATTGTCGAAGTAAGTTTCTACAATATCATTTACATGTGCTAAGTAATAGTTGTCTTTATCGATTAATGGATAATACTCTCTCGAATTTCCATAAAGCACATAAGATATTGCCCCCTTTTCAGTCATTCTCTTCAATAATGTAGCAACAGTTGTTGGCGCCGGTTTAGGTTCAGGATACGCTTCCATTAGATCTTTCATAAAAGCTTTTTTCATGTCCCAGATGTAGCCCATCAATTGTTCTTCCGTAGCTGATAATTTATTCATACTACAAATATAGAGCATATTCTACATTGTGTAGAATTAAAATATGTTAAATAATTCCTGTTTTTATTATTTGATTGATTTACAGTTGTTTAAATTTTTATTCCTTTGAGAATGAGAACAATTTTTACCATAAAACTCGTTGCGTGCCCTTATAAAAACAATAAGTATATACAAATAATAGGGTAGCTGGATTTGTTTGTGCCGCTTTTTCAACTAAGGAATCTGTGGTAGCCTATAGCTGTAGTTCGATCCTTAGTTTAGACGGTTAGACAAGCATTCAAAGTATAAATAAAACAAAATGGAATGTACCGTTATTATATATGGCGTTGGGCCTGTGGTGGGCGACAGTTTTAGAAAAACTTAGGATAAATAATGACAAAACTTTTTTTAGTACGGCATGGACAATCGCAATGGAATTTGGAAAATCGCTTTACGGGTTGGCAAGATATTGATATTACCGAATTGGGACAACAGGAAGCTCGGCAGGCGGGACTAGCTTTGGCAAATGAACGAATTGATATCGCTTATACTTCAGCGCTTATAAGAGCGCAACATACTTTGGAAATTATTTTGCATGAAATGGGCAATCCTCCCATCCCTATTGTTATAAATGCTGCTTTAAATGAGCGCGGTTATGGACAACTTGAGGGCTTGAATAAGGCTGAAACGGCCCAAAAATATGGTGCCGAACAAGTGCATATCTGGCGTAGGTCTTTTGATGTTCCGCCACCAGGAGGGGAGAGTCTTAAAGATACATACGAACGTGTTATTCCATATTATGAACATTTTATAACACCTAAACTGAAAGAAGGCAAAAATGTACTTGTTGTTGCGCATGGCAATAGCCTTAGGGCACTGATTATGTTTTTGGAACATCTTTCTCCGGAACAAATATTGGAACGGGAGATTGCTACCGGACAACCGATCGAATATCAGGTTGAGGGATAGTGTTATACTGATTTCTAGGCTAATCTAAGTATTCGTGAAATGGTGAAATTGCAGTTGTGAAACAAAAAATCCTGCCATACGAACGATGAGCAGGATTTTTGTTATTTGTATCCGCGTTATACTATTTCAAAACGAATTTAAATCCTAAAGAAAAACGCGATGGTTCGAAATTAGAACCATGAGAAAGATTCCACCAAGGTTTCCAGTCGAAATGCATTGCCAATGGTGCCGAAGGTATTTTGAACTCTAGACCCAAGGCTGGTCGGATCGCAAAATCAGTATGTGTTTTCCCATCTTTCCAGTGGTAGTCGTCATACCAGTCGTCGTGCCATTTACCATAATCAATAAATGAAACTTGTGGACCAACACCAATGTACCATGAAAGACCTCGAGATCCAGGAATACGTTTATTGTATGAATAATCCACACCGATAACAGTAATATTGTCTCCAAATAATACTTGTGCATTTCCGGCGTCATTTCCACCAAAATTGTGTTTTATCTGTGGACCGAATAGCGTTTGACCATCGCCGACGTCTATTCCAAGACCAATGGCTGTCCGATAGGGAGTTTGTGCGTTTGCTTGCTGATGAGCAGCAAATAG
The Sphingobacterium multivorum genome window above contains:
- a CDS encoding 2,3-bisphosphoglycerate-dependent phosphoglycerate mutase, with product MTKLFLVRHGQSQWNLENRFTGWQDIDITELGQQEARQAGLALANERIDIAYTSALIRAQHTLEIILHEMGNPPIPIVINAALNERGYGQLEGLNKAETAQKYGAEQVHIWRRSFDVPPPGGESLKDTYERVIPYYEHFITPKLKEGKNVLVVAHGNSLRALIMFLEHLSPEQILEREIATGQPIEYQVEG
- a CDS encoding BlaI/MecI/CopY family transcriptional regulator; the encoded protein is MNKLSATEEQLMGYIWDMKKAFMKDLMEAYPEPKPAPTTVATLLKRMTEKGAISYVLYGNSREYYPLIDKDNYYLAHVNDIVETYFDNSALKFASFFTKQSQLSKEQLEELKNIIDSEIKNKET